The Primulina tabacum isolate GXHZ01 chromosome 1, ASM2559414v2, whole genome shotgun sequence genome contains the following window.
aatagaattgaagCCTTTCTGCGTCCTTGGTAAGccagtaacaaaatccatggttatgtgctcccacttccattgCGGTATAGGCAAGGATTGCAACAATCCCGctggtctctggtgctcaatcttaacttgttgacaagttagacattcagaaacaaataacatgatatctttcttcatacctggccaccagtaaaGACGTCGAAGATCttggtacatcttggtactaccggGATGTACAGAATATGGCGTTGTATGAGCTTCAAGAAGTACATCTTTTCGAATGCCATCACCCATAGGGACACATATCTTACCTCGAAAGGTCAATAAACCATCACGATTCAACCCAATCTCTGAAACTCCTGTCAGATCACTTTTTTCTCTTCAACTCTAATAACTGAGTGTCCAGCTGTTgttccttcaaaattcgatcaaATAAGGTTGAGTGGAGAACCAGTGCAGATAATCGAGCAACTGTACCTGAAGATACCAAATTGATCTCATTTCTttgcaaatcaaacaacaaaggTTTAGAAATCATGGAACCCAATAATGAACTCGATTTgcgactcaaagcatccgcaaccacattagctttacccggatgatagctaatggtaaaatcataatcctttaccagttccaaccatctccgctgccgcatattcaattccttctgcgaaaacaaataactcaaacttttgtgatctgtaaatatttcacatttctcaccatataaatagtgcCGCCAAATCTTTAAAGCAAAAACCACAGCCGCTAACTCCAAATCATGagtgggataattcttctcgtagtccttcaactgacgagaagcatatgctatcactttcccacgctgcatcagtACTGCACCTAACCCCTGctttgaagcatctgtatatacaacaaaatcttGAGTACCACAAGGAAGTACTAATACAGGGCCAGACGTTAACTTATCTTTCAATGTTTGAAATGCTCGTTGACACTCAATGGTCCATTCGAACTTTGTTGCCTTCCTTGTCAAACTCGTTAATGGCAAAGCTATCTTCGAAAAGTCCGCTATGAAAcgtctgtaatatcctgccaaaccaagaaaacttctTACCTCTGAAACTATCTTTGGAATGGACCATTGCTTTATGGACTCAACTTTGAATGGATCAACAGATATTCCTTCTTTCGAAACGATGTGGCCCAAAAATGCCtcctgctccaaccagaactcacatttctttaacTTTGCATACAATTGCTTATCCCTCAACAGCTGCAACACAATCCTCAAATGCTCACGATGAAGATCTCGTGTCTTTGAGTAGATCAagatgtcatcaatgaaaacaatgacaaaagtatccaaatacggcttaaagacacgattcatcaaatccataaaaattgaaggagcattggttagtccaaacgacatcaccaaaaattcataatgaccataccttGTTCTAAACGCAGTCTTTGGTATGTCCTCCTTTTTAACCTTCAGTTGATGGTAACCGTACCGAAGGTCaatctttgaaaatattgctgctccttgcaattgataaaagagatcatcaatacgtggcaaaggatatttgttcttcactgttacCTTGTTGAGTtctcggtagtcaatacataatcgcaatgatccatctttcttctttacgaacaaaactggagctccccacggtGAGGAACTAGGTCAgataaaacctttatctaatagcTCCTGCAATTgagtcttcaattctttcatttcagtaggagccattctgtatggagcttTGGAAATTGGAGCTGTACCTGGAATTAAATCAAtaacaaactccacctctcgatcAGGTGGTAATCCAAGCACATCATCAGCAAAAACGTCAGGATAATCCTGAACCATATCAATATCCTGTAATTGCAAATTACTTTCCTTTCGCACATCAACCACTGATGCTAGAAAACCCATACAACCTTTGTGCAACAACTTATTAGCTTGAAGGCAAGAAATAATAGGAATACCCATCGAAGAGCCTAGACCCACAAACACATCACTATCATTGTCATCAGCTAAAAACTTCACTGTTTTGCCCACGCAATCAATTACCGCACGATACgcagataaccaatccatccccaaaataacatcaaatgcaaccattGGAATAACAATAAGATCATAAAACAGTAATCTATTACCCACTTGTACGGGACATGCCTTGATAATACTAGTGGCACAAATTTCATCCCCAGAGGGCAACACAATATTGAAGTGTAATGGCATAACAGTAGGTTCAACAGATATAGAATGCATAAAcacttcagacataaaagaatgggtTGCACCAGTGTCAATCAATGTAATTTCTTCTTTGCCGTAGATTAAAATATTACCTGatatcacagaagaatcagggtTAACACTTTCCTTCGTCATAGCAAAAATTCTGCCTTGGACTTTTCCTTTGCCTTAGGAGAGAGGACATTTCAATGTCGTGTGCCCCATCTCCTTGCATCTAAAACATCGTCCACTACCCACCAAACACTCACCCTTGCGTGGCTTTTCACACTTAGGGCATACCTGTCGTTCGGTATCAGAAGAAGGCAAGGAGGTTTAGAGCGCTGCTCTATCTTACCCTTACCTTTGTGGCCACCACGAACATTTGCACTTGCACCTTGTCCTCTAGCTTGGAAAGCTTGTTTCTTAATTGCCTCTCTTTCTCGATCTCTTGCTCATCGTGCTCGGCTAGCAAGGCCTTCTCAACAATATCCTGGTATGTGACCACCTTGGACATATGCTCATCTCTTCGAATCTCTGGCTTCAATCCACGAAGGAAGTGTTCACCTTTATCCTTATCGTTCTCAGCAATAAAAGGAACAAAAACACATCCTTCCTCAAACTTCAACGTATATTCAGTAACAGACAAAGCATCCTGCCTCAATTCCAGAAATTCCTTCACCTTCTTGGCTTTTACTTCGCTCGAGAAATATTTGGcgtagaataaatctttaaactcGTTCCACTTTAATTCTTGAACATTAACTGTCACCTTGGTGGCTTCCCACCAGATACGAGCAGCTTTGACCAACATAAACACAGCACAACGTAccttttcttggtcagtgaactTCAAATAATCGAATATGGCTTCCAACGATTTGATCCATTCAAGAGCCACTAAGGGATCAGGGCCTCCAATAAAATCAGGAGGGTTCATATGTCTAAAACGATCATAAGCACCCTCAACAGAACTTTCAATTGTACTTTGGCCTCTTCCACTACCACGACCCTGGCTCAAGGTATGCATGCTCAATAGCTGTTGAATTTGTTCGCCATGGA
Protein-coding sequences here:
- the LOC142508032 gene encoding uncharacterized protein LOC142508032; the encoded protein is MHTLSQGRGSGRGQSTIESSVEGAYDRFRHMNPPDFIGGPDPLVALEWIKSLEAIFDYLKFTDQEKVRCAVFMLVKAARIWWEATKVTVNVQELKWNEFKDLFYAKYFSSEVKAKKVKEFLELRQDALSVTEYTLKFEEGCVFVPFIAENDKDKGEHFLRGLKPEIRRDEHMSKVVTYQDIVEKALLAEHDEQEIEKERQLRNKLSKLEDKVQVQMFVVATKVRVR